From Verrucomicrobiota bacterium:
GCGAGCAGGTCTGCCTCTGCGGGTCCGGGGTAACGGATGGTGATGTCCTCCACGCCGCACTGCGCCGCAAGCGTCAAGTGGTAGTCGCTCAGCGGGGTGAGAACGGAAGCAAGGCGCATGGAGTCAAATGGATGAAGTGCTTACGGTCGCGGCCCCCTGTGCGCCGGTGGCGCGATATGCTCCACGATCATCTCCACGGTGCGATCGACGGCGCCCTGGTTTTCGCGCACGACGTTCAGCGCGCTCATTCCCAGCGCGAGGCGGCGCGGTTCGTCGCGGAGCAGCGCGGCGATTTCCGTTTCCAACGCGGGGGCATCGGGCACTTGCACGGCACCGCCGGCTTTCACAAAGGCGTCTGCAATGCCGGGAAAGTTCTCCATGTGCGGGCCGAACAGCATCGCCTTGCCGAGCGCGCCCGGCTCGATGGGGTTCTGCCCGCCCTCGGCCGTCAGGCTCTTGCCGACGAAAATGACCGTGGCGTGCTCGTAGAAATACTTGAGCTCGCCGGTCGTGTTCACGAGCAGACATTCGAGCGAACCGGGCGCGAACTGGCGCCCGGCCGTGAGATCCGTGCGGAACGCGAACTTCACGCCGCGCGACGTGAGTTCCTCGCCGACGGATTGGCCGCGCTCCATGTGGCGCGGCACGAGCACGAGAAACAGGTCGGGGCATTCGCGTCGCAACCTCGGCAGCATCTCCGCGAGCAGCGCCTCCTCGCCTGCGTGCGTGCTGCCGGCCACGAGCAGGCTCGCGCCCGCGCGCGCACCGAGCTGGGTCAGCAGCGCGGGCACGTCAAGGTGGCGTCGCGTGTCGGGCCTCGCCGCGTCGAACTTGAGGTTGCCCACGACGCGGATGGCCTCCGGCCGGCAGCCGAGTTCGCGCAGCCGGGCCGCGTCGGATTCGTTCTGCGCGCCGACGCCGGTGAACGAGGCGAAGATGTTCCGGAACAGGAATCCGAACCGTTTGTAACGCGGGAACGAGCGGGGCGAGAG
This genomic window contains:
- a CDS encoding 3-deoxy-D-manno-octulosonic acid transferase, whose product is MRALYNLLFIAFFVLSAPYYFWKMRRRGNWRRNFGQRFGRYEGRVKQALTNSHTLWLHAVSVGEVNLCTQLIAALEPRLPLHKFVVTTTTTTGMGELERKLPPHILRLYYPVDLRGPVKRALGLINPRAVVLVEAEIWPNFLWRVRDRGVPLFLVNARLSPRSFPRYKRFGFLFRNIFASFTGVGAQNESDAARLRELGCRPEAIRVVGNLKFDAARPDTRRHLDVPALLTQLGARAGASLLVAGSTHAGEEALLAEMLPRLRRECPDLFLVLVPRHMERGQSVGEELTSRGVKFAFRTDLTAGRQFAPGSLECLLVNTTGELKYFYEHATVIFVGKSLTAEGGQNPIEPGALGKAMLFGPHMENFPGIADAFVKAGGAVQVPDAPALETEIAALLRDEPRRLALGMSALNVVRENQGAVDRTVEMIVEHIAPPAHRGPRP